The window TCTGTAGCGATTGATTTTTTAACAACCGTTATTAAAAACTCATTAAGAAAACACTAAAATGGCAGAGAAAGAGCTTATTAAAGATGTCAAACCAAAATCGGAAACTTTTAAATTTTTTCAAAGTTATGTTTTAAATAAATATATTCTGACAATTTTCTTGTTTCTGGTGTGGATGATTTTCTTTGATCAAACTTCTTTCCTGGTTATTCATGAGCTTAATGGCGAAATCAATAAATACGAAGAACAGCTCGATTATTACAAATCAGAATACGAAAAGAATGATAAATTCTACAAAAAACTGATGAATAATAAATCTGAAAAAGAAAAATACGCCAGAGAAAATTACTTTATGAAAAAGCCTAACGAGGAAATTTTCATTCTCGTTGTAGATAGCGCAAATATTGCTAAAAAATAATTTTAAAGTGAATTGTAAAAGGCAATTAGCTTCACTGTCAATTTAAAAGAAGGAAGCGAATCTAGATTGCCCATTACTCATTACCTATTACCCATCATTTATGTCAAATACCGAAACCTTCTCAAACTGGGAAAATCTTGTTAAAAAACAACTTAAAACGGAAGATATCTACACCATTCTGAAAAAAGAAAATCTAGAAGGAATCGATATAAAACCTTTTTATAATTCTGTTGAAAAGCCAATGGTAAGCCTTCCGAAAATAGAAGAAAGCACGCATTTGGTAGCAACGTACCATGAAAGTCTTGAAGATGATGTTTTCGCATTTTTATTAAATGAAAATGTAGAAAACCTTGTAGGGAAAACCGTTTTTATCAATAATAAAGATTTAGCAGAACACATCAGTCCGCAAGATGAAGATCAATATTTTTCTTTAATTGATGTTTTTGATGAGAAAAATGCCGAAATTAATGATCAGTTGGTAAAAGAGCTTTTGGCAAAAGATTTTAAAAGAAACATTTGTGTAGATATTTCGCTTCATCAAAACGCAGGAGCGGCAATTTACCAGCAATTGGGAATCGCTTTGGCTAAAACAAAAGAATTAATTGAAGTTTACGGAGCTGAAATTATCAATAAATTGATTTTCAGAATCGCCATAGGAGGAAATTATTTTTTCGAAATGGCTAAAGTGCGTGCTTTTAAATTGGTTTTTAATCAATTGTCTAAAGAATATGATTTAGATGAAATTCCTTACATTTTTGCCGAAACATCGCTAAGAAATAAAGCAATTTCAGATAGTGAAAACAATTTGATACGTTCTACTTTAGAGTTGGCTTCAGCGATGATTGGTGGTGCAGATGCAGTGTACAGTACCAATTATTTGGTTGAAAAAAGTACAGATAATTCGGAAGAAATTTCCTTTAAACAGCAGATTGTTTTAGCGTACGAAAGTATCATCAATGTTTTTGAAGATGCTTCAAACGGAAGTTATTATATCGAAGCTATTACCAATCAGATTGCAGATAAGTCTTGGGAATTCTTTGTTGAAATCGAAGAAAGAGGAGGTTATCTTGAACTTTTAAAACAAGGGGTTATTCAAAAAAATATTTACGACCATGCAGTTGAAGAACAAAAATGGGTTGAAGAAGGTAAAATAAAACTTATTGGCGTTAATTTATACCCCAAATTAGAGCTAAAAAAATCTATTGAGGAATTATATAACCAAAATGAATTAAAACCAGTTCGTTGGGCTGAAATGTTTGAGTAAAGAGTAATCGTATTTTGATGCCACGAATGCACGAATATATTTATTAAATTTGTTTTCGAATACAAATGGATTAAATATATGAGTGTTATTTACAAAGAAGAATCATATCAAATTATAGGAATTTGTATGGAAATTCATAATTATTTGGGACATGGATTTTCTGAAATTGTGTATAAAGATGCTTTGGAAATAGAATTTCGAAAAGCTGGGATCTTTTATGAAAGGGAAAAAGAATATGAAGTGGTATATAAAGAAATTGTACTTCCCCATAAATTTTATGCAGATTTTGTAATTAACGAGAAGATTATCCTGGAAATAAAAGGAAAAAATCAGATTGCAGAAACCGATCTCGCACAGGCAATTAATTATTTAAAAGTTTCTGATAATAAATTAGCAATTATTGTAAATTTTGGTGAATCAAAATTAAATTATAAAAGAATAGTTTTATAATTAATAACTAATTTTAAAAAAAGATATTCGTGCATTCGTGGCATTCAAACAAAGAAATTCAAAACTACATCAATGCAAATCTCACCACAGATCTGCACTCTTTGTTATTAAAAAAATCACCGTTTCCTGAAGTTTCGATGCAGGAAATCGTTCAGCAAATCAAAGGAAAACAGGTTGCTCAGAAAAAATTTCCTTTTCTTTTACAAGACGGAATTATTTTTCCGCCACAGCTTAATCTCGAACAGTCTTCGTCAGAAAAAACAGCGCTTTATAAATCTGAGATATTAAAAGGTGAAAAATTCATTGATTTAACCAGTGGTTTTGGCATTGATGCGTATTATTTGTCTAAAAATTTCAACGAAATTACTTTGGTTGAACAAAACGCAGAACTTTTAGACATTGTACAGCATAATTGGAGTGTTTTAGGTAAAAAAGCAACGTTCATTAATCGGAAACTGGAAGATTTTCTTAACGAAAACACAGAAAGTTTTAATGTCATTTATCTTGATCCGGCTCGGAGAGATCAGAATAAAAATAAAGTTTTTTTACTTGAAGACCTTTCACCGAATATTCTGGAAATTCAGGACGAATTGCTGTCTATTTCAGAAGAAGTGATTATAAAACTGTCTCCTTTAATTGACTTAAAATATCTGATTTCTGTTTTAAAAAATATTTCTAAAATTGAAATTGTCGCCGTTCGAAATGACGTAAAAGAGATTGTGGTTTTTCTTTCTAAAAATTATTCTGGAGATATTATTTGTAATTGTGTGAATCTTGAAAGCGAAGAGAACAGTTTTAGTTTTAATGTTAATTCTGAAAAGAATGCTTTTGCCGAATATTCTGAGCCGCAAAGATTTATTTATATTCCAAATAACACGATTCTGAAAGCCGGAATTTTCAATCTGATTTCGGGTCAATTTAAACTTAAAAAACTGCACCCAAATACTCATTTATACACTTCTGAGCTTAGAATAGAAGACTTTCCAGGAAGACTTTTAGAAATGGAAGTGGTTGATTCGAAAGAGATTAAAAAGAAAGAACAGTTTAACCTGATTTCAAAAAACTATCCATTAAAACCCGAAGAAATCAAGAAAAAATATCAGTTAAAAGATGGTGGAAATAGGTATCTTATTTTTACACAATCCAAAAAAGGTAAAATAATATTAAAATCAGTCTAAAAATGTTGCCGAAAAATGCAATATTTCTTACTTTTGGGCAATTAAAAATTCGAGAAGGAATCGCAAAAGC is drawn from Chryseobacterium muglaense and contains these coding sequences:
- a CDS encoding GxxExxY protein, with the translated sequence MSVIYKEESYQIIGICMEIHNYLGHGFSEIVYKDALEIEFRKAGIFYEREKEYEVVYKEIVLPHKFYADFVINEKIILEIKGKNQIAETDLAQAINYLKVSDNKLAIIVNFGESKLNYKRIVL
- a CDS encoding FtsB family cell division protein codes for the protein MAEKELIKDVKPKSETFKFFQSYVLNKYILTIFLFLVWMIFFDQTSFLVIHELNGEINKYEEQLDYYKSEYEKNDKFYKKLMNNKSEKEKYARENYFMKKPNEEIFILVVDSANIAKK
- a CDS encoding class I SAM-dependent methyltransferase, which produces MHSWHSNKEIQNYINANLTTDLHSLLLKKSPFPEVSMQEIVQQIKGKQVAQKKFPFLLQDGIIFPPQLNLEQSSSEKTALYKSEILKGEKFIDLTSGFGIDAYYLSKNFNEITLVEQNAELLDIVQHNWSVLGKKATFINRKLEDFLNENTESFNVIYLDPARRDQNKNKVFLLEDLSPNILEIQDELLSISEEVIIKLSPLIDLKYLISVLKNISKIEIVAVRNDVKEIVVFLSKNYSGDIICNCVNLESEENSFSFNVNSEKNAFAEYSEPQRFIYIPNNTILKAGIFNLISGQFKLKKLHPNTHLYTSELRIEDFPGRLLEMEVVDSKEIKKKEQFNLISKNYPLKPEEIKKKYQLKDGGNRYLIFTQSKKGKIILKSV
- a CDS encoding methylmalonyl-CoA mutase family protein; amino-acid sequence: MSNTETFSNWENLVKKQLKTEDIYTILKKENLEGIDIKPFYNSVEKPMVSLPKIEESTHLVATYHESLEDDVFAFLLNENVENLVGKTVFINNKDLAEHISPQDEDQYFSLIDVFDEKNAEINDQLVKELLAKDFKRNICVDISLHQNAGAAIYQQLGIALAKTKELIEVYGAEIINKLIFRIAIGGNYFFEMAKVRAFKLVFNQLSKEYDLDEIPYIFAETSLRNKAISDSENNLIRSTLELASAMIGGADAVYSTNYLVEKSTDNSEEISFKQQIVLAYESIINVFEDASNGSYYIEAITNQIADKSWEFFVEIEERGGYLELLKQGVIQKNIYDHAVEEQKWVEEGKIKLIGVNLYPKLELKKSIEELYNQNELKPVRWAEMFE